The Serratia rhizosphaerae genome has a segment encoding these proteins:
- a CDS encoding MFS transporter, with protein MNRKTKKYYFLLSGLLFFFFFTWSSSFSLISLWLSQKIGLKGAETGLIFSAISLVALCAQPLYGFIQDKLGLRKHLLQYLGVMLLLTGPFFIYVYAPLLASNLLLGALVGGVFIGATFYAGIGALESYTERVSRIVGFEFGRARMWGSLGWACATFLAGFIFNIDPDINFWLASASAVVFLLLLSQVRELKANAMAELEYGKAENLRLQDAVALLRLPGFWALAIFVLGISVYSVFDQQFSVYFAAQFATPQQGNEMYGFLNSLQVFLEAGGMFLAPLLVNRIGAKQGLLLAGAVMTLRMLGSGLVSGALLISLMKLLHAVELPILLIAIFKYIATRFDSRLSSTLYLVGFQFITQVMASFLSPLAGYGYDRIGFADTYLLMGGVVAATTLLSCWLLRGETAGGKHNIHPLSEPSQ; from the coding sequence GTGAACCGCAAAACAAAAAAATATTACTTTCTGTTGAGTGGCCTGCTGTTCTTCTTTTTCTTTACCTGGTCATCCAGCTTTTCGCTGATTTCACTGTGGCTGAGCCAAAAAATCGGCCTGAAAGGCGCGGAAACCGGACTCATCTTCTCTGCCATCTCGCTGGTGGCGCTGTGCGCCCAGCCGCTGTACGGTTTTATTCAGGACAAACTCGGCCTGCGCAAACACCTGCTGCAGTACCTCGGCGTAATGCTGCTGCTGACCGGCCCGTTTTTTATCTATGTCTACGCCCCGCTGCTGGCAAGCAACCTGCTGCTGGGCGCGCTGGTCGGCGGCGTGTTTATCGGCGCCACCTTCTATGCCGGCATCGGCGCGCTGGAGTCCTATACCGAGCGCGTCAGCCGCATCGTCGGCTTTGAATTCGGCCGCGCCCGCATGTGGGGCTCGCTCGGCTGGGCCTGCGCCACCTTTCTGGCCGGCTTTATCTTTAATATCGACCCGGACATCAATTTCTGGCTGGCGTCGGCGTCCGCAGTGGTATTCCTGCTGCTGCTCAGCCAGGTGCGCGAGCTGAAGGCCAACGCCATGGCCGAGCTGGAGTACGGCAAAGCGGAAAATCTGCGACTGCAGGACGCCGTGGCGCTGCTGCGCCTGCCCGGCTTCTGGGCGCTGGCAATCTTTGTACTCGGCATCAGCGTGTATAGCGTGTTCGACCAGCAGTTTTCGGTCTATTTCGCCGCCCAGTTCGCCACGCCGCAGCAGGGCAACGAGATGTACGGCTTTCTTAATTCACTGCAGGTATTTCTGGAGGCCGGCGGCATGTTCCTGGCGCCGTTGCTGGTTAACCGCATTGGCGCCAAGCAAGGGCTGTTGCTGGCAGGCGCCGTGATGACGCTGCGTATGCTCGGCTCCGGCCTGGTCAGCGGCGCGCTGCTGATTTCCCTGATGAAGCTGCTGCACGCCGTTGAACTGCCGATCCTGCTGATCGCCATTTTCAAATATATCGCCACGCGCTTCGACAGCCGTCTCTCCTCCACGCTGTATCTGGTGGGATTCCAGTTTATTACTCAGGTGATGGCCAGCTTTCTGTCACCGCTGGCCGGTTACGGCTATGACCGTATCGGCTTTGCCGACACCTACCTGCTGATGGGCGGCGTAGTCGCCGCCACCACCCTGCTCTCCTGCTGGCTGCTGCGCGGCGAAACCGCCGGCGGTAAGCACAACATTCATCCCTTAAGCGAGCCAAGCCAATGA
- a CDS encoding glycoside hydrolase family 32 protein, translated as MKELLAQADHAVEKLRAARQNDLYPRFHLAAQAGWINDPNGLIFINGVYHAFYQHHPFDENWGPMHWGHATSRDLVHWQHQPIALAPGDADDRDGCFSGCAVDDHGVLTLLYTGHVWLGEPGDDSKLREVQCLATSQDGIHFTKHGAVLTPPAGIMHFRDPKVWRQDEQWWMVVGVKDSDLGQVWLYRSDNLRDWRFERVLAAAEHARQGYMWECPDFFPLGERQLMIFSPQGLAAQGYRYRNLFQSGYLLGNWQPGEAFEVIQPFSELDAGHDFYAPQTFTAADGRRLLFGWMDMWESPMPSKAHGWAGALTLPRELSLSAAGQVRMQPARELTALRREAQRFDAVRCRNQRLPLGDALHELLLTLDLTGSDAERYGVNLGDAARLYVDNQAHRLVLERFSDDPALCGCRSVPLPTGDHLQLRLFIDRSSLEVFVNDGEACLTSRIYPQDGDCRPGLFAESGEAHFPAIAGWTLDSIWQ; from the coding sequence ATGAAAGAACTCTTAGCCCAGGCCGATCACGCCGTAGAAAAACTGCGCGCCGCGCGTCAGAACGACCTGTATCCGCGTTTCCACCTGGCCGCCCAGGCCGGCTGGATTAACGACCCCAACGGACTGATTTTCATCAACGGGGTATACCATGCGTTTTATCAGCATCACCCCTTCGATGAAAATTGGGGGCCGATGCACTGGGGACACGCCACCAGCCGCGATCTGGTGCACTGGCAGCATCAGCCGATCGCGCTGGCGCCCGGCGACGCTGACGACCGCGACGGCTGTTTCTCCGGCTGCGCAGTCGATGACCACGGCGTACTGACACTGCTGTATACCGGCCATGTCTGGCTCGGCGAGCCGGGCGACGACTCAAAGCTGCGCGAGGTGCAGTGCCTGGCCACCAGCCAGGACGGCATCCACTTCACCAAGCACGGCGCGGTGCTGACGCCGCCGGCGGGCATCATGCACTTTCGCGATCCGAAAGTGTGGCGGCAAGATGAGCAGTGGTGGATGGTGGTCGGCGTCAAAGACAGCGATCTGGGCCAGGTGTGGCTGTACCGTTCCGACAATCTGCGCGACTGGCGCTTTGAACGGGTGCTGGCCGCCGCCGAGCATGCCCGGCAGGGCTATATGTGGGAGTGTCCGGATTTCTTCCCGCTGGGGGAACGCCAGCTGATGATTTTTTCCCCGCAGGGACTGGCGGCGCAGGGCTACCGCTATCGCAACCTCTTCCAGAGCGGCTACCTGCTCGGCAACTGGCAGCCGGGCGAGGCCTTTGAAGTGATCCAGCCGTTCAGCGAGCTGGATGCCGGGCACGACTTCTATGCGCCGCAGACCTTCACCGCCGCCGACGGCCGTCGCCTGCTGTTCGGCTGGATGGATATGTGGGAATCGCCGATGCCCAGCAAGGCGCACGGCTGGGCCGGCGCGCTGACGCTGCCGCGCGAACTGTCGCTCAGCGCCGCCGGGCAGGTGCGCATGCAGCCGGCGCGCGAACTGACGGCGCTGCGCCGCGAAGCACAGCGGTTTGACGCCGTGCGCTGCCGCAACCAGCGTCTGCCGCTGGGGGATGCGCTGCACGAACTGCTGCTGACGCTGGATCTGACCGGCAGCGATGCCGAACGCTACGGCGTAAACCTGGGCGACGCGGCGCGACTGTATGTGGATAATCAGGCGCACCGGCTGGTGCTTGAGCGGTTCAGCGACGATCCGGCGCTGTGCGGCTGCCGCAGCGTGCCGCTGCCGACCGGCGACCATCTGCAGCTGCGGCTGTTTATCGATCGCTCTTCGCTGGAAGTGTTTGTCAATGACGGCGAAGCCTGTCTGACCAGCCGCATCTATCCGCAGGACGGCGATTGCCGGCCCGGCCTGTTTGCCGAAAGCGGCGAAGCGCATTTCCCCGCGATCGCCGGCTGGACGTTGGACAGCATCTGGCAGTAA
- a CDS encoding LacI family DNA-binding transcriptional regulator — protein sequence MASLKDVAKLAGVSLMTVSRAINEPDKLRAETYRRVKQAIDQLDYVPDLAARRIRGDGGRVQTIGVLALDTATTPFSVEMILSIEKTAREHGWNSFVVNLFDDESAEHTVDLLLAHRPDGVIFTTMGLRQVTLPAKLLDKRLVLANCFSRTQRIASYIPDDEQGQYDAARTLLDKGYRAPLCIYLPEDVPAATLRRRGLERAWREGGGDMAQLRQYHLNLSGGDEHYRDCVELLARHFAPGRQECDVVVCGNDRVAFLVYQTLLAQGWRIPQQVAVLGYDNMVGIGELFQPPLTTVQLPHYELGRQAALHLIEQREHRDSVKVPCPLLLRASL from the coding sequence ATGGCTTCGCTGAAAGACGTTGCAAAACTGGCCGGGGTTTCGTTGATGACGGTGTCTCGCGCCATCAACGAGCCTGATAAACTGCGGGCGGAAACCTACCGCCGGGTGAAGCAGGCCATCGATCAACTGGACTATGTGCCGGATCTGGCCGCCCGCCGCATCCGCGGCGACGGCGGCCGGGTGCAGACCATCGGCGTACTGGCGCTGGATACCGCCACCACGCCGTTCTCGGTCGAAATGATCCTGTCGATAGAAAAAACCGCGCGCGAACATGGCTGGAACAGCTTTGTCGTCAACCTGTTCGACGATGAATCGGCGGAGCATACGGTGGATCTGCTGCTGGCGCACCGGCCGGACGGCGTGATTTTCACCACCATGGGATTGCGTCAGGTGACGCTGCCGGCCAAGCTGTTGGATAAGCGGCTGGTGCTGGCAAACTGTTTCAGCCGTACGCAGCGCATCGCCAGCTATATCCCGGATGATGAACAGGGGCAGTATGACGCGGCGCGCACGTTGCTCGACAAGGGCTACCGCGCGCCGCTGTGTATTTATCTGCCGGAAGACGTGCCGGCGGCGACGCTGCGCCGACGCGGGCTGGAGCGCGCCTGGCGGGAGGGCGGCGGCGATATGGCGCAGCTGCGGCAGTACCACCTCAACCTGAGCGGCGGCGATGAGCATTACCGTGACTGCGTCGAACTGTTGGCGCGCCATTTCGCCCCCGGGCGGCAGGAGTGCGACGTGGTGGTGTGCGGCAACGACCGGGTGGCGTTTCTGGTGTACCAGACGCTGCTGGCGCAGGGCTGGCGCATACCCCAGCAGGTGGCGGTGCTGGGCTATGACAACATGGTGGGGATTGGCGAACTGTTTCAGCCGCCGCTCACCACCGTTCAACTGCCGCACTATGAACTGGGCCGCCAGGCGGCGCTGCACCTGATCGAGCAGCGTGAGCACCGCGACAGCGTCAAGGTGCCGTGCCCGCTGCTGCTGCGCGCGTCGCTGTAG
- a CDS encoding HutD/Ves family protein, giving the protein MLMNRFDFSDLPVSPWRNGGGETREIVCQPADGADFDWRASIATIAQDGPFSAFDGIDRSITLLEGDGVHLFGDGIGHRLETAGEPFAFSGDAALQARLLGGVSQDFNIMTRRGRWRAAVRRMTAACELPVGHAGVWYVLRGEWLLPAETRLGARQGGWWPEAAHGGRAAPLSADALALWADLSRV; this is encoded by the coding sequence ATGCTGATGAACCGGTTTGATTTTTCCGACCTGCCGGTCAGCCCGTGGCGCAATGGCGGCGGCGAAACGCGTGAAATTGTCTGCCAGCCGGCGGACGGCGCCGACTTCGACTGGCGGGCGAGTATCGCCACCATCGCACAGGACGGGCCGTTTTCCGCCTTCGACGGCATCGACCGTTCGATTACCCTGCTGGAGGGCGACGGTGTCCATCTGTTCGGCGACGGCATCGGTCATCGGCTGGAGACGGCGGGCGAACCCTTCGCCTTCTCCGGCGATGCGGCGCTGCAGGCGCGGCTGCTGGGGGGCGTCAGCCAGGATTTTAATATCATGACCCGGCGCGGACGCTGGCGCGCTGCGGTGCGGCGGATGACGGCGGCGTGCGAGCTGCCGGTCGGCCACGCCGGCGTCTGGTATGTGCTGCGCGGCGAATGGCTGTTGCCGGCAGAAACCCGGCTCGGCGCCCGGCAGGGCGGCTGGTGGCCGGAGGCGGCACATGGCGGGCGGGCCGCACCGTTGAGCGCGGATGCGCTGGCGCTGTGGGCCGATCTCAGCCGGGTGTAA
- a CDS encoding formimidoylglutamate deiminase yields the protein MPAYYAKRALLPTGWAHAVRLDVDAHGFLTRVTPDASPEGCALLHGDVVPGMPNLHSHAFQRVMAGLAEVAGDPQDSFWTWRDLMYRLVQRLTPEQVEIIARQLYIEMLQGGYTQVAEFHYLHHDADGKPYADRGEMTGRLSRAAQQAGIGMTLLPVLYSYAGFGAQPAQAGQRRFIQDVDSYLTQQQVIARQLADRPLQNQGLCFHSLRAVELTQMEQVLAQADSTLPVHIHIAEQQKEVNDCLQWCGQRPVAWLYEHLPVDSRWCLVHATHLDNAELEQLAHSRAVAGLCLTTEANLGDGIFPGDAYLQRQGRWGIGSDSHVSLNVVEELRWFEYGQRLRDRHRNRLTTAEQRSVGDALYQQALQGGAQACGAPIGRLQSGYRADWLVLDGDDPYLAAAPDAAILNRWLFAGGKAQIRDVFVAGSQVIEQGRHALQQQSRVEFMQVLKTFQQEA from the coding sequence ACGCGCACTGCTTCCCACCGGCTGGGCGCATGCCGTCCGGCTGGACGTCGACGCTCACGGTTTTCTTACCCGGGTTACCCCGGATGCCAGCCCGGAAGGCTGCGCGCTGCTGCATGGCGATGTGGTGCCCGGGATGCCGAACCTTCACTCGCACGCGTTTCAGCGGGTGATGGCGGGGCTGGCCGAGGTGGCGGGCGATCCGCAGGACAGTTTCTGGACCTGGCGCGATCTGATGTACCGCCTGGTGCAGCGCCTGACGCCGGAGCAGGTCGAAATCATTGCCCGCCAACTGTATATCGAAATGTTACAGGGCGGCTATACCCAGGTGGCGGAGTTTCACTATCTGCATCATGACGCCGACGGCAAGCCGTACGCCGACCGTGGCGAAATGACCGGCCGCCTCAGCCGCGCCGCGCAGCAGGCGGGGATCGGCATGACGCTGCTGCCGGTGCTGTACAGCTATGCCGGCTTCGGCGCACAGCCGGCGCAGGCGGGGCAGCGGCGCTTTATCCAGGATGTGGACAGCTACCTGACGCAGCAGCAGGTTATCGCTCGCCAACTGGCGGATCGGCCGCTGCAGAACCAGGGGCTGTGCTTCCATTCGCTGCGCGCGGTGGAACTGACGCAGATGGAGCAGGTGCTGGCGCAGGCCGATAGCACGCTGCCGGTGCATATCCATATTGCCGAACAGCAAAAAGAGGTGAACGACTGTCTGCAGTGGTGCGGCCAGCGTCCGGTGGCGTGGTTGTATGAGCATCTGCCGGTCGACAGTCGCTGGTGTCTGGTGCACGCCACCCATCTGGATAACGCCGAGCTGGAGCAACTGGCACACAGCCGGGCGGTGGCGGGGCTGTGCCTGACCACCGAGGCCAATCTGGGCGATGGCATCTTCCCCGGCGACGCCTACCTGCAGCGTCAGGGACGCTGGGGCATCGGCTCGGACAGCCACGTCTCGCTGAATGTGGTGGAGGAATTGCGCTGGTTCGAATATGGTCAGCGCCTGCGCGACCGGCATCGCAACCGTCTGACGACGGCGGAACAGCGGTCGGTGGGCGATGCGCTGTATCAGCAGGCGCTGCAAGGGGGCGCGCAGGCCTGCGGCGCGCCGATCGGCCGGCTGCAGAGCGGCTACCGCGCCGACTGGCTGGTGCTGGACGGCGACGATCCGTATCTGGCGGCGGCGCCGGACGCGGCGATCCTCAACCGCTGGCTGTTTGCCGGTGGCAAGGCGCAGATCCGCGACGTGTTTGTTGCCGGATCGCAGGTAATTGAGCAGGGTCGCCATGCGCTGCAGCAGCAGAGCCGCGTCGAGTTTATGCAGGTGCTCAAAACTTTCCAGCAGGAGGCGTGA